The sequence TGACCCAAACAGAGACTCATGGAGCAGATGCCAGGAAACATCTTCTACTACTGCCATATGCCCTGTAAAGATGGTCTTTGCATCCACCACTTTTCCCTCCTTTGGAACGGCACTGATGTCCCACAGGCAGATGGTGTGGTCATCTGAAGCACTAAGTAAGTGCCCACTGAGATTTGGGTTCCAAGAAAGCCCATAGCCTTCCTTTTGATGTCCACGGAGACGCAAGTTTGGGTTGCACTCTCCAGAAGGATCTGGTTTAGAAGGATGTTTTGTATAGTCAAAGACAAGAACATCACTGGAAGGAGTCTTTGTTGCGATGATACAAGGGTTCTGGGGCATATAACGGGCCCTGTTTACTTCTCCTTCATGGTTGATCTtgatttctatttcaatttttccACTAACTGAACCAAAACCTCCAAATTCTCCTTTCTCACTGTCGTAGTGTGACGCATCAAACTGAGCATCATCATTAGGGAGTTGCACACTGGCTATAACAAGATGGTTTTGTTCATCCGATGTGTGTGTCCCCAGGACAAGTCGATGAATGCTGAAATCCTTCCCTTCTGGTCTTGTTACATCTGGAAGCCACTGGGCAGTTAGGCTGGGCCACTCCAGAGCATGGGTCATCACCAAATCATAAAGAAAAGGGGTgttctttttccatattttgtaTTCCTCGTTGATCACTCGTTCTTCCACTGCGTCGTCGAACGCTGCTTCCTTGTCGGCCATGGCGGGCAGACGAGCCGGGGGAACCCTGGGGTCGAGCGTTgcgggaggggcggggaggccccctctttatttttaatgtcctCTGAATTATCTTATGACATgattaatttcacttattttatttaacttgggcaatttctgttttcctttaaaattgttattttaatatttactaatgtgtatattttgtttcatagtgtttttgttttatttaatttttagagaaattcaaaacatgctatctaaaatatttttatttttaaaaatgtagaaatctaATTTACTCTATTTCCTTAGTGCTGGTTGATTCCATCTTTATATTATAAAGTAATTTCACAGGACTCATGCTGTTTTTTCATTCTAATCATTGATCAAAGAGAGGCCAATAATTGATGCTAGTGATTTCTAAAATTGAAAGTGAGGGTGTTCCCTCACAGTTCATTTGAATGCtattagatattttttcttgGATCTTATGCTGGGGGAAGAGATAAATGATAAGAGTTGAGAGAGTTGGATTTCAGGGAAATGtcaacattttgattttatttcaacAAAGGGTATTGTTTATCTGGTGAGGCCACTATGCCAAGAACCAACTTTCTTTACTTGAACCGTGTTTGTGCCATTGTTTATCCCCTAGAAAACTGGCACCTCCAACAAGAAATAATGCCTACATGGACTCAGTTGTTCAAGCCAAACCTGGGAATTACCTCTGACAGCTATCTCTTCTTCAGCCTTGAAAGTTCTATTAATGCAACTCCAAGGATATTTCCAAAAAATATCCATTTCACTTATGCTTTATTGCCAGTACCCAAGATAAAGTGACCATGCTGTCTCAATAGACTAGAATTATCCCGACTGATGTCCAGCTTTCATCCATGTCCCCTACTATTCATTTTCTAAACAACACCcaaatcatttttaaacattctgtAATGATAGTTTTGATGGTTAGTTTTGTGTAAACTTGTCTGGGCTAAGACGTGCCCAGATGACTgacaaaacattatttctggatgtgtctgtgagggtgtttttggaagagattagcatttaaatcagtacactgagtaaagaagatctgccCTCATCCACGTGGGCAGGTATCATCCCACCCATCGAgggcccaaatagaacaaaatggcAAAGGGAGGATGAGTGAATTTACTCTCCCTCTCCTTGAGCTGGAACATCAATATTCTCCTGCCTGGGACATTGAAGCTCCTGGTCTTAGGCCATCAGATTATGAAACTTAGCTCAGAAGCCCTCTTCTCCACCCaaccctggttctcaggccttaaGGCTTGGAGCAAATTATACCACCAGCTTTCCTTgtttctcagcttgcagacagcatgGCGGGACTcttcagcctccataactgtgtaGGCCAATCCCATCTATTTCTCTCTTGTTCTATGTCTATGTCTGTCTATGTCTATGTGTCTATGTCTATGTCAAGGtttatgttgatgttgatgtCCATGTCTAGGTCTATGTGGATGTCAATGTCTATCTCTAGTTCTATcctatttgtctgtttctctggaggaaaatacattctcttttttGTCAATGCTACATCATTTATTCAGGAAAAATTCAAGTTGGTACTCGGTTCTTCAG comes from Theropithecus gelada isolate Dixy chromosome 4, Tgel_1.0, whole genome shotgun sequence and encodes:
- the LOC112623377 gene encoding histone-binding protein RBBP4-like, yielding MADKEAAFDDAVEERVINEEYKIWKKNTPFLYDLVMTHALEWPSLTAQWLPDVTRPEGKDFSIHRLVLGTHTSDEQNHLVIASVQLPNDDAQFDASHYDSEKGEFGGFGSVSGKIEIEIKINHEGEVNRARYMPQNPCIIATKTPSSDVLVFDYTKHPSKPDPSGECNPNLRLRGHQKEGYGLSWNPNLSGHLLSASDDHTICLWDISAVPKEGKVVDAKTIFTGHMAVVEDVSWHLLHESLFGSVADDQKLMIWDTRSNNTSKPSHSVDAHTAEVNCLSFNPYSEFILATGSADKTVALWDLRNLKLKLHSFESHKDEIFQVQWSPHNETILASSGTDRRLNVWDLSKIGEEQSPEDAEDGPPELLFIHGGHTAKISDFSWNPNEPWVICSVSEDNIMQVWQMAENIYNDEDPEGSVDPEGQGS